The genomic stretch CTGCAGCACGGCGTCCAGCCCTCCCATCCCATCGGTCAACGGGTAGGCATGCACGCAGCGTTCTTTCTTCTTCGCCTCCCGCCGCCGACGGGCCGCCTCCGGATCGGCCTTCTGAATCGCGCGCCGCACGGCATCCGTGGCCTGCTGATAGGTCTTGCCCGCCAGACGCGCCGCCAGAGAGTCCTGCACGGCCTGCCACGCCGGTGTCCCGGGCTGTAAAGCGTTACGCATCTGGGTGTTCACCGCGACCGCCGTGCGCCAGTCCAGGCTCCCCGCCCGCACCAGCGCCAGGATCGCCGGCAGATCTTCACAGACCTGGATCGAGTCACCCACCCGGTTCATCGCTGCCCCACGACCCAGCCCCAGCGACAAGGCAATCTCACTGCCGGTCAGCTCAATCCCATCGACCGCGTCGTAGGAACCGCTCGAGGTCATGCTCCGAGCAGCAAGATCTGCTGCACGGGTGAGCCATTCAGCCTGCGAGGCGTCGAGGTAGCGCTTGATTCTCTCGGCGGCAGCCACGGAACCCAGAAGAAACGTCTCCGAACCGTTCGAACAGGAACAATTTTCAACAGCCTGAAGCAGCTCAAGAGCAGACATGGCCGCCAGATCGACATCCGGCCAAGCCGACAGCAGAACACCCACTCCCATGACCGCGCCCCCGCACTCGTGGTTCGAACAGGTGTCCCTAGTCTACGCCACTTTTGCGTAGGCAGGACCCACCACAACCCGAGTGAAGCATGAGACAACGGTGACGCAATGAGTCGAAATCTCTTCTATATCTAGGATTTAGTCAAAACTCATACGGCAGAAGCTGTTACTCCGACCCGCAGGTACGACCCTGTCCGGGTCTTGACCACCTCGAGCTGGGCCGGGATCCGGTCGCGCAGGTCGGCTACGTGGCTGACCAGGCCGACTGCCCGCCCGCCGCTGCGCAGGCCGTCGAGCACGTCCATCACCTCGTCCAGGGTGTCCTGGTCGAGACTGCCGAAACCCTCGTCCACCAGAAGGGTCTCGATGGTCGCACCGCCCGCTTCGGCCTGCACCACGTCGGCCAGGCCGAGAGCCAGGGCCAGGGAGGTGCAGAACGTCTCACCGCCGGACAGGGTGCCCGGGTCGCGCTGCTGACCGGTCCAGCCGTCGACCACGGCCAGCCCCAGGCCGGAGCGGGCGCCGCCCTTCGACGGGCCGTCGGTGTGCACGAGTTCGTAGCGTCCGCCAGACATCGCCGCCAGCCGTGAACTGGCCGCCTGGGCAACCTGTTCCAGGCGCGCGGCCAGTACGTACGCGCTCAGTCGCATGCGCATCTGATTGTCTCCGCCGGTGCCCTCGACACAGCGGGACACAGCATCCAGCGTGGCGAAAGAGCTTCGCAGTGGAGCGGTCTCGGTGGCGTGCAGCTCCAGCTCGTCGGCCAGGCCGCTGAGGGCCCGGGCTGCCCGGGTGGCCAGCGTGTGCCGCTCCTGCGCCGCCTGATGTGCCGCCCGCGCGACCGCGAAGGCTTCGGTCAGCTCGTCGGCCAGGGTGTCGAGATCGGCGGCCTCCACCCAATGGGGGACGCCCGCCCGCCCGGTTCCCGGGACGGTCCCCACCTCCTCCGGCGTGTCGTCCTCAGTTTCACGAGCCTTCCCGGTCGGGCGGACCCGTCCGGTCTCGCCGACCCGTCCAGCCCCGTCGGCCGTTCCAGCACCGCCGGCCAGTCCAGCACCGCCGGCCAGTCCAGCACCGCCGGCCAGTCCAGCACTGCCGGCCAGTCCAGCACCGCCAGATTGTCCGACACCACTGGCCTGTCCAGTGTCGCCAGCCCTTCCCATCCCGACAGTCTGTCCAGCGCTACCGGTCTGTCCAGCATCGCCAGTCTTTCCAGTAACGTCGACCTTTCCGATGCCGTCGGCCCGACCCCGCCCGATCTCGTCGTCCTCAGTTCTGTCGGCAGTTGTGTCGGCCTGGGGTGACCCGATCTCCGGCGGCGCCGTGTCCGGGAGGTCCAGGACGAGACCGGTCTCTTCCCAGAGACCCAGCATGGGCTGGTCCTGGGTGGCCTTCTTCCGGCGCGGCCTCTTCGCCGGCCGTGGTTTCGGGGGAGGACCGGCGGCGGCCTGTTCCGCCCGGGTCAGCTCGTCGAGCAGCGCGGTGACCTGGGCCAGCCGGGTGTCGTGGTCGGTGATGAGCGCGGCCAGTTCCTCGCGCTCCGACTCGGTCAGAGCGGCTGCCGCGGCGGCCTCGCGGTCAGGGAAACCCGCTGCGGCAGAGGCATCATCGGCCGCAGCCCGGGCGCGTTTGAGGCGGGAGAGAGCCGCGATCAGGGCCCGGGAGGCGTCTTCGTACTCGGTCAGGGCGTCGACCGCGTCGACCAGGCGGCTGTGCCGGGCCTGCAACCCGGCGTCTTCGCCCCGGGCCTCGTCGAGGCGGGCACGCAGGTCGTCACGGCGGCTGTCGAGCGCGGCCAGGTCTTCCCGGCCGGCGGAGGCGGCCTCGGTGGCCGTCTCGATCCGGGAGCGGGCGGCCTCCAGCGACGCCTGCAGCCCGGCCAGCTGGTCGTTCAGCTGGGTCACCCGGGCCTGGGCCCGGTTCGCCTCGGTGAGGCGGGCCTGGGCGGCGGCCAGGTCGTCCATCGCGGACCCGGCGTCGGCGCCGTCGGTCATGGCGGTCAGCGCGGCCATCTCCTGACGCCCCGACTCCACCCGCTGGCGTGCCTTCTCCCGGCGGGCGGCGGTCTGGGCCTCCCGCTCGGCGGCGCGTTCCTGCTCCTGGTCGGTGACCAGGCCGCCGTGATCCTGGGCCGGGCGGGGATGTTCCCGCGACCCGCAGACCGGGCACGCGTCGTGGCGGCCCAGACCCGCCGCCAGCTCGGCGGCCATCCCGGCCAGGCGCCGGGCCTGGAGCTCCTGCTGGGCCGAGACCGCTGCCTGGTGCACGTCGATCACCGCGCGCAGCGTGTCTTCCAGCGCGTTCTGCTCCTGCGCCAGGTGCTGCGCGGTGAGCACGGCCTCGGCCACCCGCTTGGCGCGTTCCAGGTCGCGCTGCCGGTCACCGGCGGAGGAAGCCAGTACCTCACTGTCGTTACGGGCCGCCAGCAGCTGCTCGACCTGCCCGGCCAGCGCGAGGCCGGCCCGCTCGGCGACGGCCCGCTCCTGCTCGGCCCGGTTCACCTGATCGTGTCGCGCGGTGAACTCGCGGTCGAGGCGCCCCAGCTCGAGCTCGGCGGAGAGCAACGTGGAGAGGGCCCCCAGCTCGGCCCGCAGTTGCGCCAGCCGGGTGGCCGGGACCGCCTCGAGCACGGCGGCCTCACCGGTCTTGCGCACCCCGGTCGCGGCCGACTCGACGCGGAATTCGGCGGTCTCGACCTCCGCCGACGCCGCGTCGAGTTCGGCCAGCAACGGCAGCAGCACCGGGGCGTGCCCCGCGGCCTGCAGCCGGGCCCGGCGCTCTTCCTGATCCTGGGCGTGCGCGGTCAGGAGATCGCGTTCGGCGCCCAGTTCGCGCCGGCGGTCGCGCAGGCGCACCCGCTCGGTGATCGCGTCGCTCGCGAGACGGGCCTTCTCGTGCGCGGTCTCGGCCCGTCCCACGGCCGCGTGGGCACTGCGCAGCTCGGTCTGGGCCTGCCGGGCCCAGGCGCGTACCCGCCGGGCGACGGCCTCGGTGTCACCGAGATCGGGCGCGGGACCCGGGGGAACGGACGGCCCGAGGCTGGCCTCGGACGCCCGGGCGAAGAGGCGCGCCGTCTCCTCGCGGGCCGCGCCCACCGACCCCGCAGCCTCACGCCGCCGTTCGCCCAGCCAGCCCTCGACGGCGGCGAAACGGTCGGTGCCGAAGAGCTTCTGGAGCAGCGGGCGGCGTTCCTCGGCGGTGGCCCGCAGGAACGCCGCGAACTCGCCCTGGGGCAGCAGCACCAGCTTGGTGAACTGGTCGGGCCCCAGCCCGATGAGCTGCCCGATCAGGTCGCCGGCCTCGTCCATGCGATGGGTGAGGCCGACCCAGTCGTCACCGGCCCGCTCGCGCACCACCACCCGCGCCTGCTCACGGGTGAATCCGGTGCCGCGCTTCTTCGGGCGCTGCCACTCGGGGGAGCGGGTGATCTCCAGACGCCGCCCCGAGACCGTGAACTCGCACACCACCTCGGACTTCACGGCCGGGTCGGCGTGGTCGCTGCGGTAGCGGGACCCGGCGCCGCGACTGCCCGGCACCCGGCCGTAGAGGGCGAAGCAGATGGCGTCGAGCACGCTGGTCTTGCCCGCCCCGGTGGGGCCGTGCAGCAGGAACAGCCCGGCGTCGCTGAGCTCGTCGAAGTCGATGCTCTGACGCTCCGCGAAAGGCCCGAACGCGGTGATCTCCAGCCGGTGCAGACGCATCAGGCGGACCGGCCCGGACGGCGGCCCTTACCCCGGGGCGAGAGCAGGGCGTGCAGTTCCGCGTCCGAGACCGTCTCCGCGGCCATCGCCGCCAGGTCGCGGTAGGCCGGGCCGGGGGCGACGCCCTCCATGCTCTCGATCAGCGCGGCCTCCAGCGCCTGCTGCATGA from Kineosporia sp. NBRC 101731 encodes the following:
- a CDS encoding DUF222 domain-containing protein, encoding MGVLLSAWPDVDLAAMSALELLQAVENCSCSNGSETFLLGSVAAAERIKRYLDASQAEWLTRAADLAARSMTSSGSYDAVDGIELTGSEIALSLGLGRGAAMNRVGDSIQVCEDLPAILALVRAGSLDWRTAVAVNTQMRNALQPGTPAWQAVQDSLAARLAGKTYQQATDAVRRAIQKADPEAARRRREAKKKERCVHAYPLTDGMGGLDAVLQ
- a CDS encoding AAA family ATPase, which gives rise to MRLHRLEITAFGPFAERQSIDFDELSDAGLFLLHGPTGAGKTSVLDAICFALYGRVPGSRGAGSRYRSDHADPAVKSEVVCEFTVSGRRLEITRSPEWQRPKKRGTGFTREQARVVVRERAGDDWVGLTHRMDEAGDLIGQLIGLGPDQFTKLVLLPQGEFAAFLRATAEERRPLLQKLFGTDRFAAVEGWLGERRREAAGSVGAAREETARLFARASEASLGPSVPPGPAPDLGDTEAVARRVRAWARQAQTELRSAHAAVGRAETAHEKARLASDAITERVRLRDRRRELGAERDLLTAHAQDQEERRARLQAAGHAPVLLPLLAELDAASAEVETAEFRVESAATGVRKTGEAAVLEAVPATRLAQLRAELGALSTLLSAELELGRLDREFTARHDQVNRAEQERAVAERAGLALAGQVEQLLAARNDSEVLASSAGDRQRDLERAKRVAEAVLTAQHLAQEQNALEDTLRAVIDVHQAAVSAQQELQARRLAGMAAELAAGLGRHDACPVCGSREHPRPAQDHGGLVTDQEQERAAEREAQTAARREKARQRVESGRQEMAALTAMTDGADAGSAMDDLAAAQARLTEANRAQARVTQLNDQLAGLQASLEAARSRIETATEAASAGREDLAALDSRRDDLRARLDEARGEDAGLQARHSRLVDAVDALTEYEDASRALIAALSRLKRARAAADDASAAAGFPDREAAAAAALTESEREELAALITDHDTRLAQVTALLDELTRAEQAAAGPPPKPRPAKRPRRKKATQDQPMLGLWEETGLVLDLPDTAPPEIGSPQADTTADRTEDDEIGRGRADGIGKVDVTGKTGDAGQTGSAGQTVGMGRAGDTGQASGVGQSGGAGLAGSAGLAGGAGLAGGAGLAGGAGTADGAGRVGETGRVRPTGKARETEDDTPEEVGTVPGTGRAGVPHWVEAADLDTLADELTEAFAVARAAHQAAQERHTLATRAARALSGLADELELHATETAPLRSSFATLDAVSRCVEGTGGDNQMRMRLSAYVLAARLEQVAQAASSRLAAMSGGRYELVHTDGPSKGGARSGLGLAVVDGWTGQQRDPGTLSGGETFCTSLALALGLADVVQAEAGGATIETLLVDEGFGSLDQDTLDEVMDVLDGLRSGGRAVGLVSHVADLRDRIPAQLEVVKTRTGSYLRVGVTASAV